One segment of Palaemon carinicauda isolate YSFRI2023 chromosome 35, ASM3689809v2, whole genome shotgun sequence DNA contains the following:
- the LOC137627366 gene encoding uncharacterized protein encodes MVEYALVHISDAYTYTYTYSTLTYTYTYTYTYTYIYSTLTYTYTHTYTYSILTYTYTYTYTYTYIYSTLTYPYTYTYTYSILTYTYTYTYTYTYIYSTLTYTYTYSYTYSILTYTYTYTYTSTYIYSALTYPYTYSYTYSILTYTYTYTYTYTYTYIYSTLTYTYTYTYTYTYTYIYSTLTYTKTYTYTYIYSTLTYTYTYSYTYSILTYTYTYTYTYIYSTLTYTYTYSYTYSIYTYTYTYTYTYTYIYSTLTYTYIYTYSTLTFTYTYTYTYTYTYIYSRLTYTYTYTYSYTYSILTYTYTYTYTYIYSTLTYTYTHSYTYSILTYTYSYTYTSTYIYSTLTYTYTYTYSLHTYTYSYTYTYTYTYIYSRLTYTYTYTYSYTYSILTYTYTYTYTYIYSTLTYTYTYSILTYTYSYTYTSTYIYSTLTYTYTYTYSLHTYTYSYTYTSTYIYSTLKYTCTYSYTYSILTYTLTYTYTYTYSS; translated from the exons ATGGTCGAATATGCGttagttcat ATATCggacgcatacacatacacatacacttacagcacacttacatacacatacacctacacctatacctatacctacatCTACAGTACACTCACATACACCTACACCCACACCTACACTTAcagcatacttacatacacatacacttacacctacacctatacctacatcTACAGTACACTCACATacccctacacctacacctacacttacagcatacttacatacacatacacatacacctacacctatacctacatcTACAGTACactcacatacacctacacctacagctACACTTAcagcatacttacatacacatacacctacacctacacctctaCCTACATCTACAGTGCACTCACATACCCCTACACCTACAGCTACACTTAcagtatacttacatacacatacacatacacatacacctacacctatacctacatcTACAGTACactcacatacacctacacctacacctacacctatacctatacctacatCTACAGTACTCTCACATACACTAagacctacacctatacctacatcTACAGTACactcacatacacctacacctacagctACACTTAcagcatacttacatacacatacacctacacctatacctacatcTACAGTACactcacatacacctacacctacagctacacttacagcatatatacatacacatacacttacacctatacctatacctacatCTACAGTACACTcacatacacctacatctacacttACAGCACACTTACATTcacatacacttacacctacacctatacctatacctacatatacagtagactcacatacacctacacctacacctacagctACACTTACAGCATACTTAcgtacacatacacttacacatataccTACATCTACAGTACACTCACATACACCTACACCCACAGTTACACTTAcagcatacttacatacacatacagttaCACCTACACCTCTACCTACATCTACAGTACactcacatacacctacacctacacttacagcttacatacatacacatacagttacacctacacctatacctatacctacatatacagtagactcacatacacctacacctacacctacagctACACTTACAGCATACTTACGtacacatacacttacacctaTACCTACATCTACAGTACACtcacatacacctacacttacagcatacttacatacacatacagttaCACCTACACCTCTACCTACATCTACAGTACactcacatacacctacacctacacttacagcttacatacatacacatacagttacACCTACACCTCTACCTACATCTACAGTACACTCAAATACACCTGCACCTACAGCTACACTTAcagcatacttacatacacactcacatacacctacacctacacttacagtAGTTAG